ACTGATAATTTTTTTTAATTAATCCTTCTTTTTCATACTCATTTAAGTAGCTATTAATCATCGAAACTGCAACCCCAACTTCTTTACTCAATTCTCTTTGAGTAATATCCTTATTTTTATCAATCGAATCTAAAATAAGAAATTTTCGATATAGAATTGTAGGTTTAAAGAAATGATTTTCATTCATATTATTCACCATCTATATATTGACTTTATTCAAAATATTAAATATTTGACTAAAAGAATCTATTTCGAAATTTTCTTTTATGCCCTTATAGTATTCAATATTATTATAATAACCTAATCTATTGATCCTTAATGTTATAACAGGATATATAGAACTAATATAAAAATCTTTTTTTGGATTATCTCCTATGTACATCATTTCAGAATAATCAATATTTAATCTTTTTGACATTAACTCATAAGGAACTGGGCTAGGTTTCCAAAAATCTCTTCCTAACTCATCAGTTATTATTATTGCGTCAAAAATATCTCTTATGTTTAATGAGTCAATTTTATTTTTTTGAGTCTCTAAATACCCATCTGTGATAATACCTAATTTATAGTTTTGCTCTTTTAGTTTTTTTATTACCGGAAGAACATCTTTGTATAAAGAAATTCTTGGTTTGTGATTTCTGTAAACATCCACCAACTCTTTAACACTTATATCAGCACCTAAACCTAATTTCTCATTCATTCTATTGAAAACCTTATCGGAACTTATTTTATGTAAAACTTGAAGTGTTTCCAGTAAATATTCAGTGGTATATGTTCTAGTTTTACTTGATACATATTTTGAAACAGCTAAAAACCCACTTTCAACAAATTCTTTTTCAGATATTAGAGTATCATCAAGATCAAATATTATTGCTTTTATCATTTTGAATTATCCCATCTTTCAAACATATCGATCTATCATATCTCAAAAAAACTAGGTCTTCCTCATAATCATCATTGTATGTTAGCTTTTCATTCATCAGAAGTTTGTATAAGTTTATACAAGAATTCGCTCCACTTTGGATGCTCATAGGTGCCCCTCCACCAAACCTTGGGTTTATCTCAATAAATTTAATGCCTTCTTTAGTGACCATTAATTGTACTGTTATATGCCCTATAGGTTTTAAAGTTTTCATTAGTTGCATAACTTCATCAATGACAGTTTTATTCTTAATAATTTTTCCTTTAGAGATTTCTCCGCCTCTAACTGCCATCCTCAACCTTGGAACAATTGTAATCACATTTGAATTGAAATCTAAGAAAACATCTACAGTATATTCATCTCCTTTGATGAACTCTTGAATCATTGGATTCTTTATAATCTGGGAATAGTTATTTAATTCATCAATACTATTCACTTTAAAAGCATTTATACTGGAACTTCCATCTACAGGTTTTATAAAAACTGGGAAAACAATAATTTGAGAATCTTTATTATATAATGTCGGAACTTTAAATCCATTTTTTTCAAGATAATATTGGGTTTTTATTTTATCTCTGCAGATAGAGATAACATCTTCACTTGATATTAAAACTTTAGCACCTGAATTTTTATAGATATAATCCTGATTTTTTGACAATAATAGTAAATCAGTATCGATTGTTGGAACAATAAGTTTGATTTGTTCTTTTTTACTAATTTCGATTATCTTATCTATGTATTCTGGGTTGTCAATTCTTGGAAGTGTAACTTTTTTATCAGCAAAATATAAAGCTGGAGCTGTTTCAGAACAATCTGCAGCTATCACTTTAGAATTAATTTTTAAATCCATAGATGCTTTTTTAAATAGATTTACAAGTTCAACTCTTCTACCTGCGCTTAATATTAAAATATTATAGTCACTCATACTCTACTCCCATTCTATATTTTTGTTCAATAACTGAATAATTCTATTTTATATGATGACGCTGCAAATTACAAGGGTAAATCCAAATTTTTGTTATTTTTTAGAACAAAACTTTTAGAATCTTTTGACATGTTTTTAAAAATGAGTATAAGTGTACTTCAAACCTCTGCTATGCAAACCATTATAATCTTCATTATTAGGAAAATGGAGGGAATAAAAATGAATGAGTAAGATTCCTTTTGAAATACTGAGATATTCCTATATCTGAAGACGAATAATTCTTGTCTTAAGATTAATACTGATGTCAGTATTCTGCTAAAAAAATGGCAAACAAAAAAAGCCGTACCATTTTACAGGTACGGCCATTACTTTAAAGTATTTACTTATTCGTTATTAGTATTTATAAAGGTTACTTTTTCTCCTATAATCCTCAATATGTTGTTATCGATGTTGAGTGATGCTTTGACTCCGATTGTGGAACCTTCAGAAAGGTACTCCATGACACTATCTATCAATCCTTCATTTAGAGTTACCGGAATCAAATCAGTATCCTTGCCATTTGGCCTTTTAATATCGATTGAAACAATTCCTGCGAACTTATCGAGTTTGTTCACTCTACCTACTAAAATTACTTGGTTTAACATACTTTTCCTCCTTGATTTTGTTATGACACATATTACCTAAATCAAGTTCTTATAGCAAGTATTACTATCCTTTATTGCTTAACTTATCAGCAATTATTTTTTCTGCTTCAGATAATGTTTCTTTTCCCTGCATCTTATTGGTAAAAGAAATGTAATCATCAATGATTGTTTCAATCTTTGATTGGTTAGTTTCAACAAACTCTACTGCTTTTTCTGTTGAACCAGTAACATTACTTACCCACTCACTTAAACGTGATATAACAGCAAGTTTTTTATCATCACCTGCAAGATATGATTCACCTTTATCTTTTGCAAGTTTATTTTTCTCTTCCACTATCATAATGAACTCTTTGATAGTTTTTTGAACGCTTTCGTCAAAAACCACTTCTTTTGCTTTGTTGACAAGCTCATATACGTTTTCTGCAGTGTTTTTAAGGTCTTGCTTTACCTCTTTGATCACTTCATGTAGAGATTGTTCCTTACCCATTTTCGATGTCACATATAGTGCTAGCAGTAATAGTGATATTATCAGTAATACGATTTCAAGTGTTGTCATTTTCTTTTCCTCCTAAGTGTTTATAGATATTGACATGCGAATCTTCTAATCTAGATACCCGATGCTCTAGAACATTGACATCCTTTTTTAATGTTTTGATGTCTTGTGAATGTAATTCAAGCAGGTTAATCATTTTTATATTTTGTTTTTCAATTCTTTGTAAATTAACCATGATTTCATCATTATTTGATTTATTGTTTTTATCTTGTCTGTTAAATTGTTTGATTGTGGTTAGAATGACTACTACCATAGTCACAATCCAATAAATTAAGTTTTCCATTCTAAATAAATGTAAAAGATTATCCCAGTCCATTTTGTATCATCTCGTTTCGATAATTTTCAAGGTAGTCCAGTTGATCTTTTATCTCCTCTACGTAATTTTGTGCAATTTCGTTATCCCAGTTATTCTTAAAATCCATCATTTTAGTAAACCAGGGTTCTTCAACAACAAGTTCATACTTTCCGGTTTTCTCGTAATGATCAACCATACCTCTTATCCTAAATACATGATAATGGGATTTGAAATTTGTATTCACATCAAAACGCATACGACCGTATTCAAGTTCAGCAGCGATATGATTTAACATAAACTCTTTATCATCATAAACCAGTAGTTGATCGAGTGTTTCCTGGAATAATGGATTGATATAGATAAGTGTTCTTTCAATACTCATGACATTGTCAGCTGCAGCTCTATGATATGCAATAATGGATTCATCAAATTGCTGTCTTTGAATAAATCGATCTTTAGCAAAAACAAATAGATCATACTCTCCTAGTGTTATATGTAAGTTTCCTCTAAATCCATCAAGCACAACCGTGACATCTTTATCACTTGAATTATTATCTAATCCATATGCAATTGATCCACCGTAATAAATAAGGAGTATCTCCGTATTAGGAAACACTCCTTCAATCATGTTATATAAATCACTCAATTGGTTCTACCTCCTCTAAAGGCTCAGGAAGTGGTGGTTCAAAGACATCAAAATCATCAATGGCATCTTCAAAACCAACAACATTTTGTTTTAACCACTCATACCCTTGAACGATAGGATTAACATCCAAAAATGAAGTGAAATCTTCAAATGGAATTGAGATATCTAATTCTTCTATTGGGTCATTTTTATTTACTCTTGCTTCTTTAGATAAATAAGACGCAACACAAATTGTTATCTTCTTACTTGAATAACTGATATTGAAAGCTGTAATTCGATGATAGGATGCCCCTATCCCAAATTTCGTGTTTAATTCTTTTATAATTGCCATACTACTCCCTACTTTCTTTTCATTCTATAAATCGTCACTGCGATGCTATCAGGAGACCCAATTGACATTCCAGGATTAATATAGAGCGCTCCGAGTGATCCATAGACTGAATGTGCAAAATCCACCATTTTGATTGATGCATCTCCTTGTCCAGATAACGTAGTGACTTCTTTCCCATACGCTACCCATTGTTGTATATCAGTTAAAGACGAACGGAATGTTGGTGATATTTCAAAATCGATCACCTTTGTGATTCCACTTGTGATTGTTGTTCCAGACACAAAACTATCTTCAATATATTGAGCAGTCGTATTCTTAGATGATCTAACATCATGGACCGTATCTTCTGTGTTCACATGATGGCTTATATAAGATCCATATAATGTCGCTTGCGCAGAGGTGCGGTAATAAATATATGTATCTGATGTATCAATTGATGGACCATAGGTTGATGCAATCACATGAATTTTGTAAATATAATCCGGATCAAATGGATATACCAAACTATGATAATAACTATATCCTTCGTAACTATAAACCTTTTCAAGTTCTCCGCCTATCTTAATAACTGATGATACTCCTCTGGCATACAAAGCTTCGTTACTATAATCAAACGCTAGCTCACCAAGATAGGACATATTAGATGTTGTCGGTGTTGTAGTTCCTCGTTTGACTCTAATGATTGCCATTAATAAGTACCACCATCAATGATCGATGCTGGTTGTAATACCTTGCTTGTATCTATACCTAGTTTGTATGTTATTTTTGTTGGCGTATATCCTGTATCAACGTATGGGTAATAGATAAGTCCATCAATAATAACTGAGTTTGCATAAGCCGTTTCTGTAGAAGCTAGTGCGATTCCAGTTGTATCAGAAATCTCAGCTATTTTCACATTGTCAAGAATTGTTCTTTGTTCTGTTGTTAGATGCAGATTTGATGCAACATGTGTGTTATATGTCGTGGATGCAACTCCGCCTAAACCTGCTAATGAAATTGTTACTACTCCAGTTGAACCATTGACACTTGTTACTGCATCTGTTGGTGTTAAGAGTTCTTGCCAGTTTGCGAGGGTTGAGTAAGGTGATGCCTTTAGTATAAAGGTTTTATTTAAATCCGTTCTAACTGCAACGTCACCTTCTTGTGCGTTGGATAATGCAAGCATAGCAGTTTGACTTGCGACAACATAAGTGTTCGTCATTGCAATCTTAGGAACGACACTATCTGCTAGTTTTCCACTTGCATCTAATATTGGAACATTTCCACTACCTGTTCCTGTGTTTTTGGTTGAAGCAGTTCCAAGATTTAGTGCAGTGATCTTCGTATCAATTTGAGTATCTACTTTTGCAACTCCAGGAATCTTAAGATAATCTGCTTCAGCGAGTGGTACAGATACACTTGCGACTTTATCAGCTTTTGCAATGTATAAATGTTCACCAGTAAAATCAACTTGAGGTTCTCCAGCTTTTACGGTTCCTGTTGTACCAATAAGTGGACCAGTACCTGCAGTAGTTCTTCTTTTAATTTGAATTGTAGCCATTTAATTTCCTCCTATTTTTTCATAAATATACTTGTAATATTGTGGGTAGTATTTCCAGTTGTTAATGTGACAATTCCATTCTCATAAACAACACTTAATGAGTAGTCACCTGATGCATATCTGTATGAAACTGATGTATTAGATCCAACGAATAAGAACATCTGCTCTCCAGGAAATGTAACGACTGCATGATTGTTAATTGTTACATAGAGAATTGATTGCCTTAATTCATCTGAACTTGTTCCAGAAAAGCGATATGTCCCAGCATTCACTAATGTTAATGATTTTCTAACCGGTAAATAGTGGTTGAACACTTGATTATCTAAATCATCTACTCTTGTTCTATCATTACTGATTAGTTTTCTTGAATAACTTGTCAATGCAACTGATGTTGTTGTTTTTGAGTATGCACATAAAACAAGTTCATATATGCCATCTGTGACTAAAAGGTTATTAATTATCAATGAAGGATAACTACCTGTTTGTTCTTTCAAATATAAACTCACTGAATTATTTGTGGTATTCACTCCTAAAATCACATATCCAA
The sequence above is drawn from the Mariniplasma anaerobium genome and encodes:
- a CDS encoding HAD family hydrolase: MIKAIIFDLDDTLISEKEFVESGFLAVSKYVSSKTRTYTTEYLLETLQVLHKISSDKVFNRMNEKLGLGADISVKELVDVYRNHKPRISLYKDVLPVIKKLKEQNYKLGIITDGYLETQKNKIDSLNIRDIFDAIIITDELGRDFWKPSPVPYELMSKRLNIDYSEMMYIGDNPKKDFYISSIYPVITLRINRLGYYNNIEYYKGIKENFEIDSFSQIFNILNKVNI
- a CDS encoding ATP-grasp domain-containing protein, coding for MSDYNILILSAGRRVELVNLFKKASMDLKINSKVIAADCSETAPALYFADKKVTLPRIDNPEYIDKIIEISKKEQIKLIVPTIDTDLLLLSKNQDYIYKNSGAKVLISSEDVISICRDKIKTQYYLEKNGFKVPTLYNKDSQIIVFPVFIKPVDGSSSINAFKVNSIDELNNYSQIIKNPMIQEFIKGDEYTVDVFLDFNSNVITIVPRLRMAVRGGEISKGKIIKNKTVIDEVMQLMKTLKPIGHITVQLMVTKEGIKFIEINPRFGGGAPMSIQSGANSCINLYKLLMNEKLTYNDDYEEDLVFLRYDRSICLKDGIIQNDKSNNI